One region of Chitinophaga varians genomic DNA includes:
- the traJ gene encoding conjugative transposon protein TraJ: MKVWLKSLLVALVLLGVPCLLQAGSGGVADDIKSLHSVLDELYSKLMPLCKELVSVGRAIAGFAALWYIAARVWGHLSRAEPIDFYPLFRPFILGFAILIFPSVIALINGVMQPTVTGTARMVDKADESVAALLKQKEEAIKKTDVWQMYVGPTGEGDRERWYKYTHDGQSSDDEGFFASVGNDIRFAFAKASYNFRNAIKEVIAEVLQLLFAAVSLCINTMRTFNLIILAILGPLVFGLSVFDGFQHTIKHWLARYINVFLWLPIAQIFGAVIATIQAEMLKIDLTQIGQTGDTFFSRTDLGYMVFLIIGIYGYTTIPSIANHIMFVGGDALTGKMTSAMGGVAGAAGGAAMGAAGMAGKAAGAAADGFGHMMFADNNSVEAGLKNLYNAPDNIKEGYDSGSTGKGIAASAGRAFGHMANKLKGGDTS, from the coding sequence ATGAAAGTGTGGTTAAAATCCTTGTTGGTAGCCTTGGTGCTATTAGGAGTGCCATGTCTATTGCAGGCGGGATCAGGAGGTGTTGCAGATGATATTAAAAGCCTGCATTCTGTTCTTGATGAGTTATATAGTAAGTTAATGCCTCTGTGTAAGGAGTTAGTGAGTGTAGGCAGGGCTATTGCTGGATTTGCTGCATTATGGTATATAGCAGCGAGAGTGTGGGGGCATTTGTCCAGGGCAGAGCCAATTGATTTTTATCCTTTGTTTAGGCCGTTTATTCTCGGTTTTGCGATCCTCATTTTCCCGTCAGTTATTGCACTGATAAATGGGGTGATGCAGCCGACGGTGACTGGTACGGCGAGAATGGTGGATAAGGCGGACGAATCGGTGGCTGCACTGTTAAAGCAGAAGGAAGAGGCAATCAAGAAAACGGACGTTTGGCAAATGTATGTTGGGCCGACCGGTGAGGGAGATAGAGAACGATGGTATAAGTATACCCATGATGGTCAATCCAGCGACGACGAGGGGTTCTTTGCGAGTGTCGGTAATGATATTCGATTCGCGTTCGCGAAAGCATCCTACAATTTTAGAAATGCAATCAAGGAGGTGATCGCGGAAGTGTTACAATTATTGTTCGCAGCAGTGTCACTGTGTATCAATACCATGCGAACGTTTAACCTCATTATCCTTGCGATTTTAGGCCCACTTGTTTTCGGCCTCTCGGTGTTCGACGGATTTCAACATACTATAAAGCATTGGTTGGCCCGATATATAAATGTTTTCCTCTGGTTGCCAATAGCGCAGATTTTCGGTGCCGTGATTGCTACCATTCAGGCCGAAATGCTAAAAATTGATTTGACGCAAATTGGGCAGACTGGTGATACTTTTTTCAGCAGGACAGATTTGGGCTATATGGTATTTCTGATAATCGGCATATATGGTTATACGACTATTCCCAGTATTGCTAACCATATTATGTTCGTCGGCGGCGATGCACTTACCGGTAAGATGACTTCCGCAATGGGCGGAGTTGCAGGTGCTGCCGGCGGGGCTGCGATGGGTGCTGCTGGTATGGCGGGAAAAGCTGCTGGTGCTGCTGCGGATGGTTTCGGACACATGATGTTTGCCGATAATAATTCTGTAGAGGCGGGTTTGAAGAATTTATACAATGCCCCTGACAATATCAAAGAAGGCTACGATTCTGGTAGTACTGGAAAAGGTATTGCAGCCAGTGCGGGACGTGCATTTGGTCATATGGCGAATAAACTGAAAGGAGGCGATACTTCTTGA
- the traN gene encoding conjugative transposon protein TraN: MKRLCVTWLVSCILFVTAFGQRVSDRPEVKAENIEPYYLKVSLNKTSNLVFPYEIKSVDRGSGAILAQKAKGAENVLQVKAASVDFPETNLSVITADGRLYSFLLRYAEEPNILNLRFYKMGDEDRNVLIKGAAHGKEFYELSSSEVRDNRSFLRKRVTEQMITLSLESIYMRENTMFFKLAVRNNSSINYTPDFIKFIVKDRKKAKKTAIQEKVLTPVYVTDQESITGDSSGVIVLAFPSFTIPRNQELLIQIGEMNGGRALLLRIKHKVLLKARNLNL, translated from the coding sequence ATGAAAAGGTTATGTGTGACTTGGCTTGTGAGCTGTATTCTTTTTGTAACTGCCTTTGGACAAAGAGTTAGTGATCGTCCAGAAGTAAAGGCTGAGAATATTGAGCCATATTATTTAAAGGTGAGCCTCAACAAAACGAGCAACCTTGTATTTCCTTATGAGATAAAAAGTGTTGATCGTGGAAGCGGTGCTATACTCGCCCAAAAAGCGAAGGGAGCGGAAAATGTATTGCAGGTGAAGGCTGCCAGCGTTGATTTTCCAGAAACGAATCTTTCCGTAATTACGGCTGATGGTCGATTGTATTCGTTTCTGCTGAGGTATGCGGAAGAACCCAACATATTAAACCTCCGCTTTTACAAGATGGGTGATGAAGATAGGAATGTGCTGATAAAGGGGGCAGCACACGGTAAGGAGTTTTACGAGTTGTCGAGTTCGGAGGTTCGTGATAATCGTAGCTTTTTACGAAAGCGTGTAACTGAACAGATGATAACCTTATCGCTTGAAAGCATCTACATGCGCGAGAATACTATGTTCTTTAAACTTGCTGTCCGCAATAATTCCTCGATTAATTACACACCGGATTTTATAAAGTTTATCGTAAAAGATAGGAAAAAAGCAAAGAAGACAGCTATACAGGAGAAGGTGCTTACGCCTGTATACGTTACCGATCAAGAGAGTATTACTGGCGATAGTTCAGGTGTTATTGTGCTGGCCTTTCCTTCTTTTACCATTCCAAGAAATCAGGAGCTGCTTATTCAGATTGGTGAAATGAATGGAGGAAGAGCGCTGTTGCTAAGGATTAAGCACAAAGTTCTGCTGAAGGCTCGAAATCTGAATTTGTGA
- the traK gene encoding conjugative transposon protein TraK yields MKSIQSAFAHVRLFTLVIVVLAFGLCAFTIYKSMLLASKTQDRIYVLANGKAIEAFASEKKDNVAVEMRDHVKMFHFYFFTLDPDETVIKNNIVRALYLADISAKRQYENLKESGYYNNVISGNISQKIEVDSISVNIDQYPYYFRCYARQSIIRATSIVTRSLTTEGYIRNVSRSDNNSHGFLIERWATLENKDLNTVIR; encoded by the coding sequence ATGAAGAGTATTCAAAGTGCGTTTGCGCATGTGCGGTTGTTCACGTTGGTTATTGTCGTATTAGCTTTTGGTTTGTGTGCATTTACCATTTATAAATCTATGCTACTTGCCTCAAAGACACAAGATAGGATTTACGTTCTTGCCAACGGAAAAGCCATTGAGGCATTTGCGAGCGAAAAGAAAGATAACGTCGCAGTGGAGATGCGGGATCATGTGAAGATGTTCCATTTCTATTTTTTTACGTTAGATCCGGACGAAACGGTGATAAAGAACAACATTGTGCGGGCCTTGTATTTGGCGGATATTTCCGCTAAAAGGCAGTACGAAAACCTAAAGGAAAGTGGATATTATAACAACGTTATTTCTGGCAATATTTCGCAGAAGATTGAAGTAGATAGTATTTCTGTAAATATCGACCAGTACCCATACTACTTCCGTTGTTACGCACGCCAAAGCATAATTCGAGCTACCAGCATTGTTACCCGTAGCCTTACAACGGAGGGGTATATCCGAAATGTGAGCAGGAGTGATAATAATTCGCATGGCTTTTTGATTGAACGGTGGGCTACGTTGGAGAATAAAGATTTGAATACAGTGATACGTTAA
- the traM gene encoding conjugative transposon protein TraM, protein MKNEESAVNEKLRKQKQFLMVVPVLVIPFITILLSSFGVVGGDGTRKIVEIKKQGINTDLPGAKAAGDSSWNKLMYYEMADKDSAKMRTLKEKDPFYSSPDMSARIFSVDTSGYTGDMGMKYRANSYGYPSRDENEEKVYRKIAAINDELNRSSAKEQPVPSTLESEKGKVDMQGIDRLEAMMKEMSEDKPDKQMEQISGVLEKILDIQHPDRVRDRVQEMSEANRNQVFAVKPSRGDDVVTLMVADTGRKTSFLDSLRTARQGLSNRFFSLEDDQSEMKQNTVRAVVAESKEVMDGSKVQIRLLEDIFVAGVRVPKNAFIWGKGKLADGRFIINVTSIQYGNNILPVDLSVYDMDGIMGIDVNANMATEVTKHTTDQAIQSLSIASLDPSIGAQAASAGIQAAKSLVGRKLKVVKVNIRSGYDVLLVDNNVKNR, encoded by the coding sequence ATGAAAAATGAGGAAAGTGCAGTAAATGAAAAGCTGCGGAAACAGAAGCAGTTCCTGATGGTGGTTCCCGTTTTGGTGATTCCTTTTATTACTATCCTGCTGTCTTCGTTCGGTGTAGTTGGCGGAGACGGAACGAGGAAAATCGTGGAAATTAAGAAGCAGGGGATCAATACAGATTTACCAGGTGCTAAAGCCGCTGGTGATAGCAGTTGGAATAAGCTCATGTATTATGAAATGGCTGATAAGGATTCTGCTAAAATGCGCACGCTAAAGGAGAAAGACCCTTTTTATAGTTCTCCTGATATGTCCGCTCGCATTTTCAGTGTGGACACTTCTGGTTATACTGGCGATATGGGGATGAAGTACCGGGCGAATAGCTACGGTTACCCGTCCAGAGATGAGAACGAAGAAAAGGTATACCGTAAGATTGCAGCCATCAATGATGAACTAAATCGCAGCTCCGCTAAAGAGCAGCCAGTGCCATCCACTCTTGAAAGTGAGAAGGGCAAAGTGGATATGCAGGGTATAGATCGGTTGGAAGCGATGATGAAGGAAATGAGTGAGGATAAGCCAGATAAGCAGATGGAGCAAATTTCAGGAGTTTTAGAAAAGATACTCGATATACAGCATCCTGACAGGGTGAGGGATCGAGTGCAGGAAATGTCTGAGGCAAACAGGAATCAGGTATTTGCTGTGAAACCTTCGCGGGGTGATGATGTAGTTACCTTGATGGTAGCCGATACTGGAAGAAAGACTTCGTTCCTGGATTCATTGAGGACTGCGCGACAAGGTTTATCTAATCGGTTTTTCTCCCTCGAAGACGATCAGTCCGAGATGAAGCAGAACACTGTTCGTGCGGTGGTTGCAGAATCGAAGGAGGTAATGGATGGCTCTAAGGTTCAGATTCGCCTGTTGGAAGACATTTTTGTTGCAGGTGTTCGTGTACCAAAGAACGCATTTATCTGGGGAAAAGGGAAATTGGCCGATGGCCGGTTTATTATCAACGTTACCTCCATCCAGTATGGGAATAATATCTTGCCTGTGGATCTCAGTGTATACGATATGGATGGGATCATGGGCATAGATGTGAACGCAAACATGGCGACTGAAGTTACCAAGCATACCACCGATCAGGCAATCCAAAGTTTAAGTATAGCGAGCCTTGATCCGAGTATAGGGGCGCAAGCCGCAAGCGCAGGGATTCAGGCGGCGAAGTCTTTAGTAGGCCGCAAGCTGAAGGTGGTTAAGGTTAATATTCGTAGTGGTTACGATGTGTTGCTGGTAGATAACAATGTGAAGAATCGATAA